From Anopheles funestus chromosome 3RL, idAnoFuneDA-416_04, whole genome shotgun sequence, a single genomic window includes:
- the LOC125769388 gene encoding integrin-linked protein kinase translates to MEDIFHWCREGNSIQVRLWLDDTEHDMNLGDDHGFSPLHWCAKEGHTKLVEMLLHRGARVNATNMGDDIPLHLASAHGHYDIVQMLVRHRSDVNAANEHGNTPLHYACFWGYQAIAEELVNNGALISLANKDGDTPLDKAKTLLATRLHNLAVESGQELKKISFKDQGWSGMKTRSRDATLSRFKGINIQELTLHNKVAITPGGETWRGRWQNNEIIAKILAIRECTARVARDFNEEFPKLRIFSHPNILPVLGACNAPSSLIVISQYMPRGSLYDLLHGTAGIVVDTAQAVRFALDIARGMAYLHSLERIIPEYHLNSFHVMIDDDLTARINMADAKFSFQERGRVYQPAWMSPEMLQKKRGERNWEACDMWSFAICIWELATREIPFADLTPMEAGMRIATEGLRVTIPPGTSPHLAKLIKICMNEDPGKRPTFDMIIPILDKMKR, encoded by the exons ATGGAAGATATTTTCCATTGGTGTCGTGAAGGAAATTCGATTCAGGTTCGCCTGTGGCTGGACGATACCGAGCATGATATGAATTTGGG tGATGATCACGGGTTTTCCCCGTTACACTGGTGTGCGAAGGAAGGACATACCAAGCTGGTGGAGATGCTGTTGCATCGTGGAGCACGGGTCAATGCAACGAACATGGGCGACGATATACCTCTGCACTTGGCATCTGCCCATGGTCATTATGATATTGTACAGATG CTTGTACGCCATCGATCGGATGTGAATGCGGCGAATGAGCATGGAAACACGCCACTGCATTATGCATGCTTCTGGGGCTATCAGGCCATTGCGGAGGAGCTGGTCAATAATGGGGCATTGATTTCGCTGGCCAACAAGGACGGCGACACACCGTTGGATAAGGCAAAAACGTTACTAGCTACACG TTTGCACAATCTGGCGGTAGAAAGTGGACAGGAGCTGAAGAAGATCAGTTTCAAGGATCAGGGCTGGTCCGGTATGAAAACGCGCTCCCGTGATGCTACGCTGTCCCGTTTCAAGGGTATCAACATCCAGGAGCTGACACTGCACAACAAGGTAGCGATAACGCCCGGCGGTGAAACATGGCGTGGCCGCTGGCAGAACAACGAAATCATTGCAAAGATACTTGCGATACGCGAGTGTACCGCACGGGTGGCACGCGACTTTAACGAAGAGTTTCCGAAGCTACGAATTTTCTCCCATCCCAACATTTTGCCCGTACTAGGAGCGTGCAATGCACCGTCAAGTCTGATCGTTATCAGTCAATATATGCCACGCGGATCGCTGTACGATTTGCTCCACGGTACGGCAGGGATTGTGGTTGATACGGCACAAGCTGTCCGGTTTGCGCTCGACATTGCGCGCGGTATGGCGTACCTGCACTCACTCGAGCGCATAATTCCGGAATATCATCTGAACAGTTTCCACGTTATG ATCGACGATGATCTAACTGCACGCATCAACATGGCAGACGCAAAGTTCTCGTTCCAGGAGCGTGGCCGTGTTTATCAGCCCGCCTGGATGAGCCCGGAAATGTTGCAGAAAAAGCGTGGCGAACGTAACTGGGAGGCGTGCGACATGTGGAGCTTTGCGATCTGCATCTGGGAGCTGGCAACGCGAGAGATTCCGTTCGCCGATCTGACACCGATGGAGGCGGGTATGCGGATCGCTACGGAGGGTTTGCGGGTAACGATTCCGCCCGGCACTTCGCCCCATCTGGCGAAGCTGATCAAAATCTGCATGAATGAGGATCCGGGCAAGCGCCCAACGTTCGACATGATCATACCGATACTCGACAAAATGAAGCGTTAA